Proteins from one Corynebacterium epidermidicanis genomic window:
- the rpsG gene encoding 30S ribosomal protein S7 has translation MRKGKAPVRPVVKDPVYGSETVTQLVNKVLLDGKKSTAERIVYSALEACREKTGTDPVLTLEKALGNIKPDLEVRSRRVGGATYQVPVEVRPNRANTLALRWLVTFTRQRRENTMVERLANEILDAANGLGASVKRREDTHKMAEANRAFAHYRW, from the coding sequence ATGCGTAAGGGAAAGGCGCCAGTACGCCCGGTCGTCAAAGACCCGGTATACGGCTCTGAAACTGTCACCCAGCTCGTAAACAAGGTTCTGCTGGACGGTAAGAAGTCCACTGCAGAGCGCATCGTTTACAGCGCACTCGAGGCTTGCCGCGAGAAGACCGGCACCGATCCAGTGCTGACCCTCGAAAAGGCTCTGGGCAACATCAAGCCAGACCTTGAGGTTCGCTCCCGTCGTGTTGGTGGCGCAACCTATCAGGTTCCTGTTGAGGTTCGTCCGAACCGTGCCAACACCTTGGCTTTGCGTTGGCTCGTGACCTTCACCCGTCAGCGTCGCGAGAACACCATGGTCGAGCGTCTCGCTAACGAGATCCTCGATGCAGCAAACGGCCTCGGCGCTTCCGTGAAGCGTCGCGAAGACACGCACAAGATGGCAGAAGCCAACCGTGCGTTTGCTCACTACCGCTGGTAA
- the rpsL gene encoding 30S ribosomal protein S12, translating to MPTIQQLVRKGRHDKSTKVATAALKGSPQRRGVCTRVYTTTPKKPNSALRKVARVRLTSGIEVSAYIPGEGHNLQEHSMVLVRGGRVKDLPGVRYKIVRGALDTQGVKDRKQARSRYGAKKG from the coding sequence ATGCCTACTATTCAGCAGCTGGTCCGCAAGGGCCGCCATGATAAGAGCACGAAGGTCGCTACCGCTGCACTGAAGGGTTCCCCTCAGCGCCGTGGCGTGTGCACCCGTGTTTACACCACTACTCCTAAGAAGCCTAACTCCGCTCTGCGTAAGGTTGCCCGTGTGCGCCTGACCTCCGGCATCGAGGTTTCCGCTTACATCCCAGGCGAAGGCCACAACCTCCAGGAGCACTCCATGGTGCTCGTTCGTGGTGGTCGTGTGAAGGACCTCCCAGGTGTTCGCTACAAGATCGTGCGTGGCGCACTTGACACCCAGGGTGTTAAGGACCGCAAGCAGGCACGTTCCCGCTACGGTGCAAAGAAGGGATAA
- the rpoB gene encoding DNA-directed RNA polymerase subunit beta, whose protein sequence is MLEGRILAVSRQTKSMAEIPGAPKRYSFAKVTEPIEVPGLLDLQLDSFAWLIGTPEWRERMQAEVGEGQRVTSGLEDILEELSPIQDYSGNMSLSLSEPRFEEVKHSIDESKDKDINYSAPLYVTAEFVNNETGEIKSQTVFIGDFPMMTDKGTFIVNGTERVVVSQLVRSPGVYFDESIDKSTERPLHSVKVIPSRGAWLEFDVDKRDTVGVRIDRKRRQPVTVLLKAFGWTTEQIKERFGFSELMMSTLENDGVANTDEALLEIYRKQRPGEQPTRDLAQSLLDNSFFRAKRYDLAKVGRYKVNRKLGLGGDHEGLMTLTEEDIATTIEYLVRLHAGETTMTSPNGVVIPVETDDIDHFGNRRLRTVGELIQNQVRVGLSRMERVVRERMTTQDAESITPTSLINVRPVSAAIREFFGTSQLSQFMDQNNSLSGLTHKRRLSALGPGGLSRERAGIEVRDVHPSHYGRMCPIETPEGPNIGLIGSLSSYAKVNPFGFIETPYRKVENGVLTDQIDYLTADEEDRYVVAQASTEHDANGKITEDRVAVRLKNGDIEIVGAEDIDYMDVSPRQMVSVATAMIPFLEHDDANRALMGANMQRQAVPLVRSEAPFVGTGMEKRAAYDAGDLIISKKAGIVENVAADFITIMGDDGIRDTYMLRKFQRTNQGTSYNQKPLVDMGQRVEAGQVLADGPGTANGEMALGRNLLVAFMPWEGHNYEDAIILNQRLVEEDILTSIHIEEHEIDARDTKLGAEEITREIPNVSEDVLKDLDERGIVRIGADVRDGDILVGKVTPKGETELTPEERLLRAIFGEKAREVRDTSMKVPHGETGKVIGVRRFSREDDDDLAPGVNEMIRVYVAQKRKIQDGDKLAGRHGNKGVVGKILPQEDMPFMPDGTPVDIILNTHGVPRRMNIGQVLEVHLGWLAAAGWKIDPEDPKNAELLQTLPEELYDVPAGSLTATPVFDGASNQELAGLLANSLPNRDGDVMVDENGKAQLFDGRSGEPFPYPVSVGYMYILKLHHLVDEKIHARSTGPYSMITQQPLGGKAQFGGQRFGEMEVWAMQAYGAAYTLQELLTIKSDDVVGRVKVYEAIVKGENIPDPGIPESFKVLLKELQSLCLNVEVLSADGTPMELGTSDDDEFDQAGASLGINLSRDERSDADIA, encoded by the coding sequence GTGCTGGAAGGACGCATCTTGGCAGTCTCCCGCCAGACCAAGTCTATGGCCGAAATCCCTGGAGCTCCGAAGCGATACTCGTTCGCTAAGGTAACGGAGCCAATCGAGGTCCCTGGTCTTTTGGACCTTCAACTCGATTCGTTTGCATGGTTGATCGGCACGCCTGAGTGGCGTGAACGCATGCAAGCTGAAGTCGGTGAAGGCCAACGAGTGACCAGTGGTCTTGAAGATATTCTGGAAGAATTGTCCCCGATTCAGGACTACTCCGGAAACATGTCCCTATCCCTGTCCGAGCCTCGCTTCGAAGAGGTTAAGCACTCCATCGACGAGTCCAAGGACAAGGACATCAACTACTCTGCGCCGCTGTATGTCACCGCAGAATTCGTCAATAATGAAACCGGCGAAATCAAGTCGCAGACGGTCTTCATTGGCGACTTCCCAATGATGACAGACAAGGGCACCTTCATCGTCAACGGCACCGAGCGTGTTGTTGTTTCTCAGTTGGTGCGTTCGCCAGGTGTCTACTTCGATGAATCCATCGATAAGTCCACCGAACGTCCACTGCACTCAGTGAAGGTCATTCCTTCTCGTGGCGCATGGTTGGAGTTTGACGTCGATAAGCGCGACACCGTTGGTGTGCGTATCGACCGCAAGCGTCGCCAGCCGGTTACTGTCCTGCTGAAGGCATTCGGCTGGACCACCGAGCAGATCAAGGAACGCTTCGGCTTCTCCGAGTTGATGATGTCCACCCTGGAAAACGACGGTGTTGCAAACACCGACGAAGCACTGCTTGAGATTTACCGCAAGCAGCGCCCAGGCGAGCAGCCGACCCGCGACCTCGCACAGTCGCTGCTGGATAACTCATTCTTCCGTGCGAAGCGCTACGACCTCGCCAAGGTGGGCCGATACAAGGTCAACCGCAAGCTCGGCCTCGGTGGCGACCACGAGGGTCTGATGACCCTGACCGAAGAAGACATCGCAACCACGATCGAATACCTCGTGCGTCTGCACGCGGGTGAGACCACGATGACCTCGCCGAACGGCGTTGTTATCCCGGTTGAGACCGACGACATCGACCACTTCGGTAACCGTCGTCTGCGCACCGTTGGCGAACTCATTCAGAACCAGGTTCGTGTTGGCCTGTCCCGCATGGAGCGTGTCGTTCGTGAGCGCATGACCACGCAGGACGCCGAGTCCATCACTCCTACGTCGCTGATCAACGTTCGTCCGGTCTCCGCGGCTATTCGTGAATTCTTCGGTACCTCCCAGCTGTCTCAGTTCATGGACCAGAACAACTCCCTGTCGGGCTTGACGCACAAGCGTCGTCTGTCCGCTCTGGGCCCAGGTGGTCTGTCCCGTGAGCGCGCCGGCATCGAGGTCCGCGACGTTCACCCATCTCACTACGGCCGCATGTGCCCAATTGAGACTCCGGAAGGCCCGAACATTGGTCTGATTGGTTCGCTGTCCTCCTACGCGAAGGTGAACCCATTTGGCTTCATTGAGACGCCATACCGCAAGGTAGAAAACGGCGTGCTCACCGACCAGATCGATTACCTGACCGCCGATGAGGAAGACCGCTACGTGGTGGCCCAGGCCTCCACCGAGCATGACGCCAACGGCAAGATCACCGAAGACCGCGTCGCAGTCCGTCTGAAGAACGGCGACATTGAGATTGTTGGTGCCGAAGACATCGACTACATGGATGTCTCCCCACGCCAGATGGTCTCCGTGGCAACTGCTATGATTCCATTCCTCGAGCACGACGATGCTAACCGTGCCCTCATGGGTGCGAACATGCAGCGTCAGGCGGTGCCATTGGTTCGCTCCGAAGCTCCATTCGTGGGAACCGGCATGGAAAAGCGCGCCGCCTACGACGCCGGTGACTTGATCATCTCGAAGAAGGCCGGCATCGTCGAAAACGTGGCAGCTGACTTCATCACCATCATGGGTGATGACGGCATCCGCGATACCTACATGCTGCGCAAGTTCCAGCGCACCAACCAGGGCACTTCCTACAACCAGAAGCCACTCGTTGACATGGGTCAGCGTGTAGAAGCTGGTCAGGTCCTAGCTGACGGTCCTGGTACTGCCAACGGTGAAATGGCACTTGGCCGTAACCTGCTCGTGGCATTCATGCCATGGGAAGGCCACAACTACGAGGACGCCATCATTCTCAACCAGCGCCTGGTGGAAGAGGACATCCTGACCTCTATCCACATCGAGGAGCACGAGATCGATGCTCGCGACACCAAGCTTGGTGCCGAAGAGATCACCCGGGAAATCCCGAACGTTTCCGAAGATGTCCTGAAGGACCTCGACGAGCGCGGTATCGTCCGCATCGGTGCTGACGTCCGCGACGGCGACATCCTGGTCGGCAAGGTCACGCCTAAGGGCGAAACCGAGCTCACCCCAGAAGAGCGCCTGCTGCGCGCCATCTTCGGCGAGAAGGCTCGCGAAGTCCGCGACACCTCCATGAAGGTGCCACACGGTGAAACCGGTAAGGTCATCGGCGTTCGTCGCTTCTCCCGTGAAGACGACGACGACCTCGCTCCAGGCGTCAACGAGATGATTCGCGTCTACGTGGCTCAGAAGCGCAAGATCCAGGACGGCGACAAGCTCGCTGGCCGCCACGGCAACAAGGGTGTTGTGGGCAAGATCCTGCCTCAGGAAGACATGCCATTCATGCCAGACGGCACCCCAGTGGACATCATCCTGAACACCCACGGTGTGCCACGCCGTATGAACATCGGCCAGGTGCTCGAAGTTCACCTCGGTTGGCTCGCTGCTGCAGGTTGGAAGATCGACCCAGAAGATCCAAAGAATGCAGAGCTGCTGCAGACCCTGCCTGAGGAGCTCTACGACGTGCCGGCTGGATCGCTCACCGCAACCCCGGTATTCGACGGTGCCTCCAACCAGGAGCTTGCTGGTCTGCTCGCCAACTCGCTGCCTAACCGTGACGGCGACGTCATGGTGGACGAAAACGGCAAGGCCCAGCTTTTCGACGGCCGCTCCGGCGAACCATTCCCATACCCAGTTTCGGTCGGCTACATGTACATCCTGAAGCTGCACCACCTGGTTGATGAGAAGATTCACGCTCGTTCCACGGGCCCTTACTCCATGATTACCCAGCAGCCACTCGGTGGTAAGGCCCAGTTCGGTGGCCAGCGCTTCGGTGAAATGGAAGTGTGGGCAATGCAGGCCTACGGCGCTGCCTACACCCTGCAGGAACTGTTGACCATCAAGTCTGACGACGTGGTCGGTCGCGTGAAGGTCTACGAAGCCATCGTGAAGGGCGAAAACATCCCTGATCCTGGCATTCCAGAGTCCTTCAAGGTCTTGCTGAAGGAGCTGCAGTCCCTGTGCTTGAACGTGGAAGTTCTTTCCGCAGACGGCACCCCAATGGAACTGGGCACTTCCGACGACGACGAGTTTGACCAGGCCGGTGCCTCTCTCGGCATCAACCTGTCTCGCGACGAGCGTTCCGACGCCGACATCGCGTAA
- a CDS encoding IS30 family transposase produces the protein MDIVRHCQLGSSVVYRVGIDLGLWTRNPHGRRAAATSRRCAYLQLRIGALGRKDAADACGIHLRDARDIDKGVIKVGRQRVAFIPDGPDAALYNRLMQLLDYVDGRQSLPIAIVPQSRIDQRISPRYLCIEERELIFDLHRQGFGVRAIARRLGRAPSTISKELRRNQDDFGLYLPTHAQRTSTLRRFRPKKRKIDLVPGLWETIFAMLRDKLSPEQIAGRLRKDYPDDDTMHVCAETIYQALFFQAKGELKKEIAACLRQGRTVRKPRGQRIPRRRFVDPMVMISDRPADVEDRAVPGHWEGDLILGKGNTSAIGTLVERSTRYVMLLHLPDGHDAVAVRNALVAAINGLPEHLKGSLTWDQGSEMAGHKSFTIATDCPVYFCDPASPWQRGSNENTNGLLRQYFPKGTDLSVHTAEDLEFVAMQLNRRPRKTLNFDTPAERMAQLLDKET, from the coding sequence ATGGATATAGTCCGTCACTGCCAGCTGGGCAGCTCGGTTGTCTACCGAGTGGGCATCGATCTGGGGTTATGGACGCGTAATCCTCATGGGCGGCGTGCTGCGGCAACCTCGCGCCGGTGTGCTTATTTGCAGCTTCGAATTGGTGCGTTAGGGCGAAAAGATGCCGCTGATGCGTGTGGAATTCATCTACGTGATGCGCGTGATATCGACAAAGGCGTCATCAAGGTGGGGCGGCAGCGTGTAGCGTTCATCCCGGATGGGCCGGATGCGGCCTTGTATAACAGGCTTATGCAGTTGCTTGACTATGTTGACGGCCGGCAGTCGTTGCCGATTGCTATCGTCCCCCAATCGCGTATTGATCAGCGGATTTCACCGCGTTATCTCTGTATTGAAGAACGTGAGCTTATTTTCGACTTGCATCGGCAAGGCTTCGGTGTGCGTGCCATCGCCCGGCGGTTAGGGCGCGCACCGTCAACGATCAGCAAAGAGCTACGCCGTAACCAGGATGATTTCGGCCTGTATTTACCCACCCATGCACAGCGCACATCAACGCTTCGCAGATTCCGGCCGAAAAAACGCAAGATCGACCTCGTCCCAGGTTTATGGGAGACCATCTTTGCCATGCTGCGTGACAAGCTCTCTCCGGAACAGATCGCAGGGAGGTTGCGCAAAGACTATCCAGACGATGACACTATGCACGTGTGTGCTGAAACTATCTACCAAGCATTGTTCTTCCAGGCTAAAGGCGAGTTAAAGAAAGAAATCGCAGCATGCCTGCGACAAGGGCGCACAGTGCGTAAACCTCGCGGGCAGCGTATCCCTCGGCGGCGATTTGTTGACCCTATGGTCATGATTTCCGATCGGCCAGCCGACGTAGAAGATCGAGCTGTCCCAGGGCATTGGGAAGGTGACCTCATCTTAGGTAAAGGAAACACATCAGCTATCGGCACCCTCGTGGAAAGATCCACCAGGTATGTCATGCTATTGCACCTACCCGATGGACATGACGCCGTAGCAGTAAGAAACGCACTGGTTGCAGCGATCAATGGGCTACCTGAGCATCTCAAAGGCTCGTTAACCTGGGATCAAGGAAGTGAAATGGCAGGACATAAATCGTTTACCATCGCCACAGATTGCCCGGTGTATTTCTGTGACCCAGCCTCACCCTGGCAACGCGGCAGCAACGAAAACACCAACGGGCTCCTACGCCAGTACTTCCCTAAAGGCACAGACTTAAGCGTCCACACCGCCGAAGACCTGGAATTCGTTGCCATGCAGCTCAACAGACGACCACGAAAAACACTCAACTTCGATACCCCCGCAGAACGCATGGCACAATTGCTAGACAAAGAAACCTAG
- a CDS encoding DNA-directed RNA polymerase subunit beta', protein MLDVNFFDELRIGLATADDIRRWSKGEVKKPETINYRTLKPEKDGLFCERIFGPTRDWECACGKYKRVRYKGIICERCGVEVTKSKVRRERMGHIELAAPVTHIWYFKGVPSRLGYLLDLAPKDLERIIYFAANIITSVDDEARHNDLTTLEAEMLLEKKDVEADMESEIAERAQKLEEDLAELEAAGAKADARRKVQNAADKEMQHIRERAEREIDRLDEIWNTFVKLAPKQMIIDENIYTELVDRYEDYFTGGMGAEAIQNLIRGFDLDAEAEELREIINNGKGQKKMRALKRLKVVAAFQRSGNDPAGMVLDCIPVIPPELRPMVQLDGGRFATSDLNDLYRRVINRNNRLKRMIELGAPEIIVNNEKRMLQESVDALFDNGRRGRPVTGPGNRPLKSLSDLLKGKQGRFRQNLLGKRVDYSGRSVIIVGPQLRLHECGLPKLMALELFKPFVMKRLVENDYAQNIKSAKRMVERQRPEVWDVLEEAISEHPVMLNRAPTLHRLGIQAFEPVLVEGKAIQLHPLACEAFNADFDGDQMAVHLPLSAEAQAEARVLMLASNNILSPASGKPLAMPRLDMVTGLYFLTLDKKEDEFGGQGAYRPADENGPAQGVYSSMAEAIMAYDRGVLGLQAKIKVRISHLRPPADIEAEQFPDGWNKGDTWMADTTLGRIMFNELLPWNYPYLEGVMVRKGGGSDKIMLGDVITDLSARYPMITVAQTMDKMKDAGFYWATRSGVTITMSDVLVLPNKDEMLDRYEAEARTIETKFQFGKLTTRERYDRLVELWKDATDEVGKAVEDLYPDDNPIPMIVKSGAAGNMRQIWTLAGMKGMVVNSKGDYITRPIKTSFREGLTVLEYFNNSHGSRKGLADTALRTADSGYLTRRLVDVAQDVIVREEDCGTRQGVRVPVAEKSGDKFVRHSLVETSVSGRVLAADATNAAGDVVLAAGTDLGELQIDALVDAGVEIVKVRSVLTCQTATGVCAKCYGKSMASGHQVDIGEAVGIVAAQSIGEPGTQLTMRTFHQGGVGGDITGGLPRVQELFEARVPKNRAPIASVAGKVHLEDEGNFYTLTIEPEDGSDNVVYEKLSKRQGLAMVKVPMESNPDAMIERTLREGDRVNVGDRLLRGPADPHDVLEVLGRRGVEQHLIDEVQAVYRAQGVAIHDKHIEIIIRQMLRRGTVIESGSTEFLPGTLVDLSEAKRANAQAIADGGQPAELRSEIMGITKASLATESWLSAASFQETTRVLTDAAINKRSDKLIGLKENVIIGKLIPAGTGISRYRNISVKPTEAARNSAPYSISNFGDSIYGDDGYGEFTGASVPLDESF, encoded by the coding sequence GTGCTCGACGTCAACTTCTTCGACGAGCTCCGCATTGGCCTCGCCACTGCGGACGACATCCGTCGCTGGTCAAAGGGCGAGGTTAAGAAGCCTGAGACCATCAACTACCGTACTTTGAAGCCTGAGAAGGACGGCCTGTTCTGCGAACGCATCTTCGGTCCAACGCGTGACTGGGAATGTGCCTGTGGCAAGTACAAGCGCGTCCGTTACAAGGGCATCATCTGTGAACGCTGTGGCGTTGAAGTCACCAAGTCCAAGGTTCGTCGTGAGCGCATGGGCCACATTGAGCTCGCCGCCCCGGTAACCCACATCTGGTACTTCAAGGGTGTTCCTTCCCGCCTGGGCTACCTGCTAGACCTGGCACCAAAGGACCTGGAACGCATCATTTACTTCGCTGCCAACATCATCACCAGCGTTGATGACGAGGCACGCCACAACGACCTGACCACTCTGGAAGCAGAAATGCTCCTGGAGAAGAAGGACGTTGAGGCGGACATGGAGTCCGAGATCGCTGAGCGCGCGCAGAAGCTGGAAGAGGACCTCGCTGAGCTCGAAGCAGCAGGTGCGAAGGCTGATGCTCGTCGCAAGGTACAAAATGCCGCTGACAAGGAAATGCAGCACATCCGCGAGCGCGCTGAGCGCGAAATCGATCGCCTGGATGAAATCTGGAACACCTTCGTCAAGCTTGCACCAAAGCAGATGATCATCGACGAGAACATCTACACCGAGCTCGTCGACCGCTACGAGGACTACTTCACGGGCGGCATGGGTGCTGAAGCTATTCAGAACCTTATCCGTGGCTTTGACCTCGACGCTGAAGCTGAAGAGCTTCGCGAGATCATCAACAACGGCAAGGGCCAAAAGAAGATGCGTGCGCTCAAGCGCCTGAAGGTCGTAGCGGCCTTCCAGCGTTCCGGCAACGACCCTGCCGGCATGGTTCTCGACTGCATCCCAGTGATCCCACCTGAGCTTCGCCCAATGGTGCAGCTCGACGGTGGCCGCTTTGCGACGTCCGACCTGAACGACCTCTACCGTCGTGTAATTAACCGCAACAACCGCTTGAAGCGCATGATCGAGCTGGGTGCCCCAGAGATCATCGTGAACAACGAAAAGCGCATGCTGCAGGAGTCGGTGGACGCGCTCTTCGACAATGGTCGTCGCGGCCGCCCGGTCACCGGACCAGGCAACCGTCCACTGAAGTCCCTGTCTGACCTGCTCAAGGGTAAGCAAGGCCGCTTCCGTCAGAACTTGCTCGGTAAGCGCGTTGACTACTCTGGTCGTTCCGTAATTATCGTCGGCCCTCAGCTGCGCCTGCACGAATGTGGCTTGCCAAAGCTGATGGCTCTCGAACTGTTCAAGCCTTTCGTGATGAAGCGTCTGGTCGAAAACGACTACGCGCAAAACATTAAGTCCGCGAAGCGCATGGTGGAACGCCAGCGTCCAGAGGTGTGGGACGTCCTCGAAGAGGCGATTTCCGAGCACCCAGTGATGCTGAACCGTGCGCCAACGCTGCACCGCCTCGGTATTCAGGCCTTCGAGCCTGTTCTCGTTGAAGGTAAGGCAATCCAGCTGCACCCGCTGGCTTGTGAAGCCTTCAACGCCGACTTCGACGGTGACCAGATGGCAGTTCACTTGCCACTGTCCGCAGAAGCCCAGGCGGAAGCTCGTGTGCTGATGCTGGCTTCCAACAACATTCTGTCCCCAGCATCCGGTAAGCCACTGGCTATGCCACGTCTGGATATGGTGACCGGCCTGTACTTCCTGACCCTCGATAAGAAGGAAGACGAATTCGGCGGCCAGGGCGCGTACCGCCCAGCCGACGAAAACGGTCCGGCACAGGGTGTGTACTCCTCCATGGCGGAAGCCATCATGGCGTACGACCGTGGGGTGCTCGGCCTGCAGGCAAAGATCAAGGTGCGCATCAGCCACCTGCGTCCGCCTGCAGATATCGAGGCAGAGCAGTTCCCAGACGGCTGGAACAAGGGCGACACCTGGATGGCTGACACCACCCTAGGCCGCATCATGTTCAACGAGCTCCTGCCATGGAACTACCCATACCTCGAAGGTGTGATGGTTCGTAAGGGCGGCGGCTCCGACAAGATCATGCTCGGCGACGTCATCACCGACCTGTCCGCGCGTTACCCAATGATCACGGTCGCACAGACCATGGACAAGATGAAGGACGCTGGTTTCTACTGGGCAACCCGTTCCGGCGTGACCATTACCATGTCTGACGTTCTGGTCTTGCCAAACAAGGACGAAATGCTGGATCGCTACGAAGCAGAAGCTCGTACGATCGAGACGAAGTTCCAGTTCGGTAAACTCACGACCCGCGAGCGTTACGACCGCCTGGTTGAGCTGTGGAAGGATGCCACCGACGAAGTTGGTAAGGCTGTCGAGGATCTGTACCCGGACGACAACCCGATTCCAATGATCGTGAAGTCTGGTGCTGCAGGTAACATGCGTCAGATCTGGACCCTGGCCGGTATGAAGGGCATGGTTGTGAACTCGAAGGGTGACTACATCACCCGTCCGATCAAGACCTCCTTCCGTGAAGGCCTGACCGTTCTCGAGTACTTCAACAACTCCCACGGTTCCCGTAAGGGCCTGGCCGACACCGCACTGCGTACCGCAGACTCCGGCTACCTCACCCGTCGTCTCGTGGACGTCGCCCAGGACGTTATCGTTCGCGAAGAAGACTGTGGCACCCGTCAGGGCGTCCGCGTTCCAGTCGCGGAGAAGTCCGGCGACAAGTTCGTCCGCCATTCTCTGGTAGAGACCTCGGTTTCCGGTCGCGTTCTGGCTGCTGATGCAACGAACGCTGCCGGCGACGTGGTGCTCGCTGCTGGCACCGACCTCGGCGAACTGCAGATCGACGCGCTGGTTGACGCCGGTGTAGAGATTGTCAAGGTTCGCTCCGTGCTGACCTGCCAGACTGCCACCGGCGTGTGTGCAAAGTGCTACGGCAAGTCCATGGCTTCCGGCCATCAGGTGGACATCGGCGAAGCAGTCGGCATCGTCGCTGCTCAGTCGATTGGTGAGCCTGGTACCCAGCTGACAATGCGTACCTTCCACCAGGGTGGTGTCGGTGGCGACATTACCGGTGGTCTGCCACGTGTTCAGGAGCTGTTCGAAGCCCGTGTTCCAAAGAACCGTGCTCCGATCGCTTCTGTCGCAGGTAAGGTCCACCTGGAGGACGAGGGCAACTTCTACACCCTGACCATCGAGCCAGAAGATGGCTCGGACAACGTGGTCTACGAGAAGCTGTCCAAGCGTCAGGGCTTGGCAATGGTGAAGGTTCCAATGGAATCCAACCCAGACGCCATGATCGAGCGCACCCTGCGCGAAGGAGACCGCGTCAACGTAGGCGACCGCCTGCTGCGTGGTCCAGCTGACCCGCACGACGTGCTCGAGGTTCTCGGCCGACGTGGTGTGGAGCAGCACCTTATCGACGAAGTGCAGGCCGTGTACCGCGCCCAGGGCGTGGCCATCCACGACAAGCACATCGAAATCATCATCCGCCAGATGCTGCGCCGTGGTACCGTCATCGAATCCGGTTCCACCGAATTCCTGCCGGGTACCCTGGTTGATCTGTCCGAAGCAAAGCGAGCTAACGCCCAGGCAATTGCCGACGGCGGTCAGCCTGCGGAGCTTCGCTCCGAGATCATGGGTATTACCAAAGCCTCGCTCGCGACCGAGTCCTGGCTGTCCGCGGCCTCCTTCCAGGAGACCACCCGCGTGCTTACTGACGCCGCTATCAACAAGCGTTCGGACAAGCTGATCGGCCTTAAGGAGAACGTGATCATCGGTAAGCTGATCCCAGCTGGTACCGGTATCTCGCGCTACCGCAACATCTCGGTCAAGCCGACCGAAGCTGCGCGTAACTCGGCTCCGTACTCGATCTCCAACTTCGGTGATTCGATCTACGGTGATGACGGATACGGTGAATTCACCGGCGCATCCGTTCCGCTAGACGAGAGCTTCTAG